The Euphorbia lathyris chromosome 2, ddEupLath1.1, whole genome shotgun sequence genome includes a window with the following:
- the LOC136216534 gene encoding AT-hook motif nuclear-localized protein 20: MANPWWAGQIGLPVLDPSNSSSLNKSHREISINETNNRSPDDDDDDRDTGDEPREGAVEIGTRRPRGRPPGSKNKPKPPIFVTRDSPNALRSHVMEVVGGADIAESVAQFARRRQRGVCVLSGSGSVANVTLRQPAAPGAVVALHGRFEILSLTGAFLPGPSPPGATGLTVYLAGGQGQVVGGSVVGSLVAAGPVMVIAATFANATYERLPLEEDEEDVGAGQEQIQGGSGNSPPPIGSGGQQSGLPDPSALPVFNLPPNLIPNGSQLGHDAYGWSHANTRPPY, encoded by the coding sequence ATGGCTAATCCATGGTGGGCAGGCCAGATTGGCCTGCCAGTCCTCGACCCATCCAATTCATCTTCCCTCAACAAATCACACCGTGAAATTTCCATCAATGAAACCAACAATCGAAGCCCCGACGACGATGACGACGATAGAGACACCGGCGATGAACCAAGAGAAGGTGCTGTCGAAATCGGTACTCGGAGACCTAGAGGACGCCCTCCCGGATCCAAAAACAAACCCAAACCTCCAATTTTCGTCACCAGAGACAGCCCTAATGCTCTCCGCAGCCATGTCATGGAAGTTGTCGGTGGCGCTGATATAGCTGAGAGTGTAGCTCAATTCGCCCGGAGACGTCAACGCGGTGTTTGTGTACTCAGTGGTAGCGGCTCTGTTGCTAACGTAACCCTAAGACAACCGGCAGCACCTGGCGCTGTTGTTGCTCTTCACGGCAGGTTTGAGATTTTGTCCTTAACCGGCGCGTTTCTCCCCGGACCTTCCCCGCCTGGTGCAACCGGACTCACCGTGTATCTCGCTGGCGGACAAGGTCAGGTCGTCGGAGGAAGCGTTGTAGGTTCGTTAGTTGCGGCGGGTCCTGTTATGGTGATTGCTGCAACTTTTGCGAATGCTACTTATGAACGTTTGCCATTagaggaagatgaggaagatgtCGGCGCCGGCCAGGAACAGATCCAGGGAGGTTCTGGTAACTCTCCACCACCGATTGGAAGCGGCGGACAACAGTCTGGTTTGCCGGATCCATCTGCGCTTCCTGTTTTTAATCTGCCGCCGAATTTAATCCCTAATGGAAGTCAATTAGGGCATGATGCGTACGGATGGTCTCATGCTAATACCCGGCCACCGTACTAG